In Lacrimispora indolis DSM 755, a genomic segment contains:
- a CDS encoding DUF3788 domain-containing protein has product MQWNELYDNSHPPTDENIQEFINNDLWYNITTYLEDTYRTPPKKAYSGCSMQSGWNIKYQKGGKPLCILYPMKGYFIALVVIGMREMNEAELLMPLCTEYTQILFKQTISGYSGKWLMLDVKSIDILNDVKRMIALRANNK; this is encoded by the coding sequence ATGCAATGGAACGAATTATATGATAACTCCCACCCACCAACAGATGAAAATATCCAAGAATTTATAAACAACGATTTATGGTATAACATAACCACTTACCTTGAAGATACGTATAGGACACCACCTAAAAAAGCTTATAGCGGTTGTTCCATGCAAAGCGGTTGGAATATCAAATATCAAAAAGGCGGGAAGCCGCTATGCATACTTTATCCAATGAAAGGTTATTTTATTGCGTTGGTGGTGATAGGAATGCGTGAAATGAATGAAGCAGAACTGTTAATGCCATTATGCACTGAATACACCCAAATCTTATTTAAACAAACTATTTCCGGGTATAGCGGAAAATGGTTGATGCTTGATGTGAAAAGTATAGATATACTTAATGACGTAAAAAGAATGATAGCATTACGGGCAAATAATAAGTAA
- the rlmD gene encoding 23S rRNA (uracil(1939)-C(5))-methyltransferase RlmD encodes MIDNRLKKEKFRNDRMVKGSDKRKIGGEKGKEDSRTGSYNDRNSSTRGKTGNSDGRTGSYNDRNSSTRGKTGNSDGRTGSYNDRNSSTRGKTGNSDGRTGSYNDRNSKNRGKTRSDGGKTGKDSGNNRNSNDWNGKNDDRVGSNRSKSGSPIGRSGGYDERIGSHHSGSGKNGSDSSKSGGDGMMFQKENRRVRRFSSQCPVSSKCGGCQLLDMPYEKQLEQKQKYLEKLLKPYCRVAPIIGMENPYHYRNKVHAVFDHDKKGNPVSGIYEASSHRVVPVERCMIEDQKADEIIGTIRGMLKSFKIRTYDEDTGYGLLRHVLVRRGFTTEEIMVVLITASPVFPSKNNFVKALREKHPEITTIIQNVNGRDTSMVLGNKEHVLYGKGYIEDILCGCRFRISSKSFYQVNPVQTEVLYNKAIEAAGLTGKERVIDAYCGIGTIGIVASKHAKEVIGVELNREAVRDALENAKLNEIKNARFFCNDAGKFMVNMAESGEHVDVVFMDPPRSGSTEEFIDSVAKMRPETVIYVSCGPETLARDLEYFQKKGYEAKMGWGVDMFPATDCIEAIIMMKNKTKY; translated from the coding sequence ATGATAGATAACAGGCTGAAAAAAGAGAAATTCAGGAATGACAGAATGGTAAAGGGCAGTGATAAGAGGAAGATCGGCGGAGAGAAGGGAAAGGAAGACAGCAGGACCGGCAGCTATAATGACAGGAACAGCAGTACCAGAGGCAAGACCGGAAATAGCGATGGCAGGACCGGCAGCTATAATGACAGGAACAGCAGTACCAGAGGCAAGACCGGAAATAGCGATGGCAGGACCGGCAGCTATAATGACAGGAACAGCAGTACCAGAGGCAAGACCGGAAATAGCGATGGCAGGACCGGCAGCTATAATGATAGGAACAGCAAGAATAGAGGTAAAACCCGAAGCGACGGTGGCAAGACAGGCAAAGACAGTGGTAATAACAGAAACAGCAATGACTGGAACGGCAAAAACGATGACAGGGTCGGAAGCAACCGCAGTAAGAGCGGCAGCCCCATTGGCAGGAGCGGCGGCTACGATGAAAGGATTGGAAGCCACCATAGTGGAAGCGGCAAAAATGGCAGTGACAGCAGTAAAAGCGGCGGGGACGGTATGATGTTTCAAAAGGAAAACAGAAGAGTAAGAAGATTTTCTTCCCAATGTCCTGTATCCAGTAAGTGTGGAGGCTGTCAGCTTTTGGACATGCCTTATGAAAAACAGCTGGAGCAAAAGCAAAAATATCTGGAGAAATTGCTGAAACCATATTGCCGTGTTGCACCGATCATTGGAATGGAGAATCCCTATCATTACCGCAATAAGGTTCATGCAGTGTTTGACCATGACAAAAAAGGGAATCCTGTTTCAGGCATATATGAAGCGAGCTCCCACAGGGTTGTTCCGGTGGAACGCTGTATGATCGAGGATCAAAAAGCGGATGAGATTATCGGAACCATAAGGGGCATGTTGAAGTCCTTTAAAATACGTACCTACGATGAGGATACCGGGTATGGGTTACTGCGCCATGTACTCGTACGGAGGGGATTTACTACGGAGGAAATTATGGTGGTTCTGATAACTGCCTCACCGGTTTTTCCTTCTAAAAACAATTTTGTAAAAGCCCTGCGGGAGAAACACCCGGAGATCACTACGATCATACAGAATGTAAACGGCCGGGATACAAGCATGGTGCTGGGGAATAAGGAGCATGTGCTGTATGGGAAAGGATATATTGAGGACATTCTCTGCGGCTGCCGTTTCCGTATTTCTTCCAAATCCTTTTACCAGGTAAATCCGGTACAAACGGAGGTTCTCTATAACAAAGCCATTGAGGCTGCAGGGCTTACAGGTAAAGAAAGGGTGATCGACGCCTATTGCGGGATTGGTACCATAGGAATTGTTGCCAGTAAGCATGCAAAGGAAGTTATTGGCGTTGAACTGAATCGGGAAGCAGTGCGGGATGCGTTGGAAAATGCCAAGCTCAATGAGATTAAGAATGCCAGATTCTTCTGCAATGATGCAGGCAAGTTTATGGTGAACATGGCGGAGAGCGGAGAACATGTGGATGTGGTGTTTATGGATCCGCCAAGGAGCGGAAGCACGGAAGAGTTTATTGATTCTGTAGCGAAAATGAGGCCTGAAACAGTTATTTATGTGTCCTGCGGGCCTGAAACGCTTGCAAGGGATTTGGAGTATTTTCAAAAGAAGGGGTATGAGGCGAAAATGGGATGGGGGGTAGATATGTTTCCTGCAACGGATTGTATTGAAGCAATAATCATGATGAAGAATAAAACAAAATATTAA
- a CDS encoding ABC transporter ATP-binding protein: protein MLLSALLSILGVVSGLVPYLIIGQIAGNYLAGNLTYQGLLLWVVLSALAYILQGILHGGSTLLSHRYTFEILENIRQSVTDKMSRLSMGTIRKYSSGEYKNLVLDEVEKLEYPLAHAIPEVTGNLSAFLITFSLMLFMNVRLAFSALITVPIGLIIMKAMFRGYGQRYAQFMKAGEALNQTVVEYIDGIDVIKIFNQADRSFEKLHQAVNYYKEFTLAWYRHNWPYNSAYYVILPSAIAGVLPVGMVLLGQGEISLATLLLFFLLSFALIPPLIKLTEFIDNFAVIVKTEREVHDFLEQEEPQYASVPVTINNFRITLENVRFSYNQSLALDSVSAEFPSSGVTAIVGESGAGKSTLLRLIARFWEIDSGRICIGGRDVREIPQEQLMNIISIVDQDNFLFDMSICDNILLGKPGATKEEISEAVRASGCEEIIHRLKEGLDTVVGSGGDLLSGGERQRVCIARAILKNAPILLLDEPTASMDMENERKVQMALQKLVQEKTVIMVAHRLKTVAGAKQILVMDHGKLIDTGNHDALLGRCPYYARLWNACVSAEKWSIGRCEHD from the coding sequence ATGCTGCTTTCTGCTCTGTTGTCTATTCTTGGAGTTGTAAGTGGTCTCGTCCCCTATCTTATAATAGGCCAGATTGCCGGTAACTATCTTGCCGGTAATCTGACCTATCAAGGCTTGCTGCTTTGGGTGGTCTTGTCTGCATTGGCATATATCCTCCAAGGTATACTGCATGGCGGGAGTACGCTGCTATCCCATCGGTACACTTTTGAGATTCTTGAAAATATTCGTCAAAGTGTAACTGACAAAATGAGTCGGCTCTCCATGGGGACAATTCGGAAGTACTCATCGGGCGAATACAAAAATCTTGTGCTGGATGAGGTTGAGAAGCTGGAATATCCTCTTGCTCATGCAATCCCAGAGGTAACAGGAAATCTGTCGGCCTTTCTGATAACGTTCTCTCTCATGTTGTTTATGAATGTCCGCTTGGCTTTCAGCGCACTGATTACTGTACCTATAGGACTAATAATTATGAAAGCCATGTTTCGGGGATATGGGCAACGGTATGCGCAATTTATGAAGGCAGGAGAGGCCCTTAACCAGACCGTAGTGGAATATATTGATGGAATTGATGTAATAAAGATTTTTAATCAGGCAGACAGAAGTTTTGAAAAGCTCCATCAGGCTGTGAATTATTATAAGGAGTTTACATTGGCATGGTATCGGCACAACTGGCCCTATAACTCGGCATACTATGTGATTCTTCCTTCTGCCATTGCAGGCGTTTTGCCGGTAGGCATGGTCTTGCTCGGGCAGGGCGAGATTTCTCTGGCTACCTTGCTCTTATTCTTTTTGCTCTCCTTTGCCTTAATTCCGCCGCTGATTAAGCTGACTGAATTTATTGATAACTTTGCTGTCATTGTCAAAACAGAACGCGAAGTACATGATTTTCTTGAACAGGAAGAGCCTCAGTACGCTTCCGTTCCAGTAACCATCAACAATTTCCGGATTACCTTAGAAAATGTCCGGTTTTCCTACAACCAGTCGCTTGCGTTGGACAGTGTGAGCGCAGAGTTCCCCTCCTCCGGCGTTACGGCAATTGTCGGAGAATCCGGAGCTGGAAAAAGCACGCTTTTGCGGCTGATTGCAAGGTTTTGGGAAATTGACAGCGGCAGAATATGTATCGGCGGCAGGGACGTTCGGGAAATCCCACAGGAACAGCTAATGAATATCATCAGCATTGTCGATCAGGATAATTTTTTGTTTGACATGAGTATTTGCGACAATATTCTGCTTGGAAAGCCCGGCGCCACGAAGGAGGAGATTTCGGAAGCGGTGAGAGCTTCCGGGTGTGAGGAAATCATTCATCGGCTGAAAGAGGGGTTGGATACCGTTGTGGGCAGTGGCGGTGATTTGCTCTCCGGAGGCGAGCGCCAACGTGTCTGCATCGCCCGTGCCATACTGAAAAATGCCCCGATTCTACTGCTTGATGAGCCTACCGCCAGCATGGACATGGAGAACGAACGAAAGGTGCAGATGGCCCTGCAGAAGCTGGTACAGGAGAAAACGGTCATTATGGTTGCCCATCGGCTAAAAACAGTTGCGGGAGCCAAACAAATTCTGGTGATGGATCATGGAAAGCTGATTGATACAGGAAACCATGACGCGCTGCTTGGGCGCTGCCCGTATTACGCAAGGCTATGGAACGCCTGCGTCAGTGCGGAGAAATGGAGCATTGGGAGGTGTGAACATGATTAA
- a CDS encoding YcxB family protein: MFEFNIFLDDNDYLLFNQYHLLNSPSGKKSLMSFRLIIPFLCFMVLVIFCIAGSDFELILIEAIMMTVFSILWIGYSKKIILKSMNNRVIQMKKEGRLPYSNEAILKFDNEKIHEITPNTENVIKYSLIEKVAITEKAIYIYFSSVQAYILPVTAFSEEMEKLKFLEFIKEKGELAHSI; encoded by the coding sequence ATGTTTGAGTTTAATATATTTTTAGATGATAATGATTATTTACTATTTAATCAATATCATTTATTAAATAGTCCTTCTGGTAAAAAATCTTTGATGTCCTTTAGATTAATTATTCCATTCCTTTGTTTTATGGTCCTTGTTATATTTTGTATTGCAGGCTCTGATTTTGAACTGATTTTGATTGAAGCTATTATGATGACGGTTTTTTCTATTTTGTGGATTGGGTATAGCAAAAAGATAATTCTAAAATCCATGAATAACAGAGTGATACAAATGAAAAAGGAAGGTAGGCTCCCTTACAGCAACGAGGCAATCTTAAAGTTCGATAATGAGAAAATACATGAAATCACACCAAATACAGAAAATGTAATAAAGTATTCGTTGATTGAAAAAGTTGCTATAACAGAAAAAGCTATTTATATTTATTTTAGCTCTGTACAGGCATATATTCTTCCGGTAACCGCTTTTTCAGAAGAAATGGAAAAACTAAAATTTCTGGAATTTATTAAGGAAAAAGGTGAGCTAGCCCATTCCATTTAA
- a CDS encoding prolyl-tRNA synthetase associated domain-containing protein, which translates to MVDTYDNFFLDKTLYNGRPGNLTGRLPKEIRTYDLLDKLNISYQRVDHSPLPTIEACREVDALLQIDICKNLFLRNAQKTDFYLLLLPGGKKFRTAALSRQIGSARLSFAEPEFMSQFLDITPGSVSVLGLMNDKGRRVRLLIDKDVLSSEFFGCHPCINTSSLKFKTVDLLDKILPAIPCEYTLVDLPSGQD; encoded by the coding sequence ATGGTTGATACATACGATAACTTTTTCCTGGATAAAACCCTTTATAACGGACGGCCAGGCAATTTAACAGGACGTCTTCCCAAAGAAATCCGCACCTATGACCTTCTGGACAAACTGAACATATCCTATCAGCGTGTAGATCACTCTCCCCTTCCCACCATAGAGGCCTGCCGGGAGGTTGATGCGCTGTTACAAATAGACATCTGTAAGAATCTGTTTCTGCGAAATGCCCAGAAAACTGATTTCTATCTTCTCCTGCTGCCTGGGGGAAAGAAATTCCGCACCGCCGCTCTTTCCAGGCAGATCGGCTCCGCAAGGCTCTCCTTTGCAGAGCCGGAATTTATGTCCCAATTTCTGGACATCACCCCTGGCTCGGTTTCGGTCCTGGGCCTTATGAATGATAAAGGCCGCCGCGTCAGACTGCTGATCGATAAGGATGTGCTTTCCAGCGAATTCTTTGGCTGCCATCCCTGTATCAATACCTCCAGCCTGAAGTTTAAAACCGTGGATCTTTTGGACAAGATCCTTCCGGCTATTCCTTGTGAATACACATTAGTAGACTTACCTTCCGGACAGGATTGA
- a CDS encoding flavodoxin family protein, which translates to MKIVIINGSPRKCGSTAYILHVIEKNLLQKGASVIFFDLSEQSITLCKGCCSCYKTGHCIINDDAEKISQELCNADGVIIGSSTIASNVPGVLKVFIDRGHFVIEQLLHRKYALSVTTYENYGGKEASGVLNKLLRLSGAVMCGSIVEKIPFNSDCSSNSKLNSKVKRCVQRLYNDIEQQKDYRFQRIKRKLIFGIGLKPFVLHKGDSYAGVKKRWSQIGLL; encoded by the coding sequence ATGAAAATTGTTATTATAAATGGAAGTCCAAGAAAGTGCGGTTCAACTGCTTATATTCTACATGTAATTGAAAAGAATCTGCTGCAGAAAGGTGCAAGTGTTATTTTCTTTGACTTAAGCGAGCAGTCGATTACTTTGTGCAAAGGATGTTGCAGCTGTTATAAGACTGGACACTGTATTATAAACGATGATGCTGAAAAAATATCACAGGAACTCTGTAATGCCGATGGAGTAATCATTGGATCTTCGACAATCGCAAGCAATGTTCCTGGTGTGCTAAAGGTATTTATAGATAGAGGGCATTTTGTCATAGAACAGCTTCTGCACAGGAAATACGCATTAAGCGTAACAACTTATGAGAATTATGGCGGAAAAGAAGCCTCAGGGGTATTAAACAAACTTTTAAGGCTTTCTGGCGCAGTAATGTGCGGTTCAATTGTGGAAAAAATCCCTTTTAATAGTGATTGCTCTTCAAATTCAAAACTCAATTCCAAGGTGAAACGATGTGTCCAAAGGCTATATAACGATATTGAACAACAGAAGGACTATAGATTTCAACGAATAAAACGGAAATTGATTTTTGGAATCGGCCTGAAGCCTTTTGTTCTGCATAAGGGAGACAGCTATGCTGGTGTAAAAAAAAGGTGGTCCCAAATAGGATTACTATAA
- a CDS encoding AraC family transcriptional regulator, which translates to MHAWESIQNVLDFIEDNLAQNNTPEELSKVAALSPFYFQRLFSRLVKRPVYEYVKMRRLARACETLSDKDRRILDIALEYGFNSHESFTKTFKSAFGITPEEYRNHPVRLNQIVKPDLLLGYTMIDENVPLITDSIVLDISRKVLNVPELYIGFSGQVPLSQQTPLSETTGVDVPGLLWDKFHDQKADIQGLVPNGIELAVSLSGKIEKYFTYFVGASAMPEAKASGDFEVWELPAAEYVICSFEAENFAELTSSALYKSMNYLFDIWLPKHGLTAQPFSVEKYYATNPEVRKMEIWVIPVPIAESEIR; encoded by the coding sequence ATGCACGCATGGGAATCAATTCAAAATGTATTGGACTTTATCGAGGACAACTTAGCGCAAAACAATACGCCTGAAGAATTATCAAAAGTCGCTGCACTATCGCCTTTTTATTTTCAGCGCCTTTTTTCCCGACTTGTTAAGCGTCCGGTATACGAATATGTAAAAATGCGCAGACTGGCAAGGGCATGTGAAACGCTTAGCGATAAGGACAGGCGTATACTGGATATTGCCCTTGAGTACGGATTCAATAGCCACGAAAGCTTCACAAAAACCTTTAAAAGCGCTTTCGGGATAACCCCGGAGGAGTACCGCAATCATCCTGTCCGGTTAAATCAGATTGTAAAGCCCGATTTGTTACTTGGTTACACTATGATTGACGAAAATGTACCGCTTATTACTGACAGTATCGTTTTGGATATATCACGTAAAGTGCTAAATGTTCCAGAGCTTTACATTGGTTTTTCCGGACAGGTGCCGTTATCTCAACAAACTCCTCTCAGCGAGACAACGGGCGTTGATGTTCCCGGTCTGCTGTGGGATAAATTCCACGATCAAAAGGCTGATATACAAGGTCTCGTGCCGAACGGTATAGAACTGGCGGTATCGTTAAGCGGTAAGATTGAAAAATACTTCACCTATTTTGTCGGAGCGTCCGCAATGCCTGAAGCAAAAGCGTCCGGCGATTTTGAAGTGTGGGAACTGCCTGCCGCAGAATATGTGATCTGTTCATTTGAAGCGGAGAATTTCGCGGAACTGACATCATCCGCGCTCTATAAAAGCATGAATTACTTATTTGACATTTGGCTCCCAAAGCACGGTTTAACGGCGCAGCCTTTTTCAGTGGAAAAGTATTATGCGACAAACCCGGAAGTCCGCAAAATGGAGATATGGGTAATACCTGTTCCCATAGCCGAATCAGAAATCAGGTGA
- a CDS encoding DUF4624 family lipoprotein, whose product MKNNKITTCLILFLISAVSASCNRSTAKTIIEIELTENYDTSDPFIYEKLIYVSDDINILDLDISIQIKGKRSSLEIADNETGQVFWSKEWNGNVDKTNFAISLDTLEKDKEYVIRFTGIKINYAKVVVTSENKLVKEREKPLRPNRD is encoded by the coding sequence ATGAAAAACAATAAAATTACAACTTGTCTTATATTATTTTTAATCAGTGCTGTGTCTGCTTCATGTAATAGATCAACTGCGAAAACAATTATTGAAATAGAATTAACAGAAAATTATGATACATCTGACCCTTTTATATATGAAAAGTTAATATATGTATCCGATGATATCAATATATTAGATTTAGATATTTCTATTCAGATAAAAGGTAAACGCAGTAGTTTAGAGATTGCGGACAATGAAACTGGACAAGTTTTTTGGAGCAAAGAATGGAACGGAAATGTCGATAAAACTAATTTCGCTATTTCTCTTGATACCCTTGAAAAGGATAAGGAATATGTCATTAGATTTACTGGAATTAAAATAAACTATGCAAAGGTAGTAGTCACCTCTGAAAATAAATTAGTAAAAGAGCGGGAAAAACCTTTAAGGCCCAATAGAGATTAG
- a CDS encoding GGDEF domain-containing protein, translated as MILFNINMATILIVLVLGHLLTGALIIAYTQQQKRSKAVNMFLLSKLLQPAAWVMLGLRGIIPSMILVAVGNSTLFTGAALELIALMMLKSNYTETVKRSYTALLIGCIIVFLAATGYGFPENVRITFASSITAILMVFPVYKLFTDKKASRLQIVIAILYSLTILFLIFRAVAALTTDLDMNLASTNIFNTWLFLLLYVVMLAGSTGFILLDKEKQDLELLRAASFDGLTDILNRKTFILRSKELISLCFKKQEKISFLLIDIDDFKKINDKYGHFVGDIVLQDFASTLKKQLRNCDLFGRYGGEEFAILLPGTDEKNVEEVAERLRFTVENSSVEADPTIKYTISIGFFSILPDEGTDIDVLYKLCDQALYLAKSQGKNCCRSAAEV; from the coding sequence ATGATTCTTTTCAATATTAACATGGCAACAATTTTAATTGTTCTTGTATTAGGCCATCTTTTAACAGGTGCGCTCATTATTGCTTATACCCAGCAGCAGAAGAGAAGCAAGGCGGTCAATATGTTTTTGCTTTCAAAATTGCTGCAGCCTGCCGCATGGGTTATGCTTGGTCTGAGAGGCATAATACCCAGTATGATTTTAGTCGCTGTGGGCAACTCGACCTTGTTTACCGGTGCGGCTTTGGAACTGATTGCTCTTATGATGCTGAAAAGCAATTATACTGAAACGGTAAAACGTTCTTATACCGCCTTACTTATTGGCTGCATCATCGTATTTCTTGCTGCGACAGGATACGGATTTCCTGAGAACGTCAGGATTACATTTGCATCCTCCATTACAGCAATATTAATGGTATTCCCCGTGTATAAGCTTTTTACCGATAAGAAAGCTTCCAGGCTGCAAATAGTAATTGCCATCTTATACAGCCTTACCATATTGTTTTTGATATTCCGGGCTGTTGCAGCATTGACCACAGATCTGGATATGAATCTGGCATCAACAAACATTTTTAATACCTGGTTGTTTTTGCTGCTCTACGTTGTGATGCTTGCAGGAAGCACCGGGTTCATCCTCTTAGATAAGGAAAAGCAGGATTTAGAGCTTTTAAGAGCTGCATCTTTTGACGGATTGACAGATATTTTGAACCGAAAGACCTTTATATTGCGTTCAAAAGAGCTTATTTCCCTGTGTTTTAAGAAGCAAGAAAAAATCTCATTTTTATTGATTGATATTGATGACTTTAAAAAGATCAATGACAAGTACGGGCATTTTGTGGGTGATATTGTATTACAGGATTTTGCCAGTACTCTTAAAAAACAATTGAGAAACTGCGATTTATTCGGCAGGTATGGAGGCGAGGAATTTGCAATATTACTTCCCGGGACAGATGAGAAAAATGTGGAAGAAGTTGCAGAACGGCTGAGATTCACGGTAGAGAATTCGTCCGTAGAAGCTGATCCTACGATAAAGTATACAATAAGCATAGGCTTTTTCAGCATTCTCCCTGACGAAGGAACAGATATTGATGTGCTTTATAAGCTTTGTGACCAGGCCCTTTATCTGGCAAAATCCCAGGGAAAAAATTGCTGCAGAAGTGCGGCAGAGGTATGA
- a CDS encoding ABC transporter ATP-binding protein → MIKLLRRILRMSGSLRPRIIYGFVFGFIEGIFNVFPLIAIFYIINTYQNGVITGWEAAIAIGLLLMGLIGRILFRYLLSRFQSSAGFEMVAESRLKIGSLLRQAPMSFFDAHKQGDLTACMTTDLSFIEMYVMFILDKVVNGFLMTAVTAVFLLAFDWRIGLAAIIALLPSVLIFALLQKKGKELGPLRQNTQAELGSAAIEFAQGIITAKAYGMKGRQAKRISDAFHNSNIRSFQVERGFVQWVSIFQMVVKLAGCVTVLVSSLAALSGSLELSAYLMLLVASLTMFAGLEQCASQTPMLRIMEASLDRIEEITNAGLKGNVEKTAGTIPERFDITFDHVTFGYGKEPVLKDLSFHVPEYTSAALVGSSGSGKSTITKLIPRFYDVSQGKVQIGGIDIRDMSLDQVLSYVSMVFQKVYLFQDTIANNIRFGKQDASMEELIEAAKKACCYDFIMEMEHGFDTMIGEGGNTLSGGQKQRISIARAILKDAPIILLDEATSSIDPENEALIQRAINHLIKNKTLVIIAHNLSAVRTADQILVLNHGQLAESGKHDVLRLEDGLYKNLWDISQEVSLWQTNQAMQ, encoded by the coding sequence ATGATTAAGCTGCTGCGCCGCATACTGAGAATGTCCGGCAGCCTGAGACCCAGAATTATCTATGGGTTCGTCTTTGGATTTATCGAGGGTATTTTTAATGTATTTCCATTAATAGCAATTTTTTATATCATCAATACTTATCAAAACGGTGTCATTACCGGCTGGGAGGCTGCCATCGCGATAGGCTTGCTTTTGATGGGACTCATAGGGCGGATACTGTTCCGTTATTTATTATCCAGGTTTCAATCCTCTGCAGGATTTGAAATGGTGGCGGAAAGCCGCTTGAAAATCGGAAGCCTATTAAGGCAGGCACCCATGTCGTTTTTTGATGCGCATAAGCAAGGCGATTTAACCGCCTGCATGACCACCGATCTCAGTTTTATTGAGATGTATGTGATGTTTATTCTGGATAAGGTGGTAAACGGATTTTTGATGACGGCTGTAACCGCTGTGTTCCTGCTTGCCTTTGATTGGAGAATCGGTCTTGCCGCCATCATAGCGTTATTGCCGTCCGTGCTCATCTTTGCTTTGCTTCAGAAAAAAGGGAAAGAACTGGGCCCTCTTCGGCAGAACACCCAGGCGGAGCTTGGCTCAGCGGCCATTGAATTTGCTCAGGGAATTATTACGGCGAAAGCATATGGAATGAAAGGCCGACAGGCAAAGCGTATTTCTGATGCGTTTCATAACAGCAATATCCGTTCCTTTCAGGTAGAACGCGGGTTTGTACAGTGGGTGTCAATTTTTCAGATGGTTGTAAAGCTGGCAGGCTGTGTTACAGTCCTTGTTTCATCTTTGGCCGCGCTGTCTGGCAGTCTTGAATTATCTGCTTATCTAATGCTCTTGGTTGCATCCTTAACGATGTTTGCAGGACTTGAGCAGTGTGCTTCCCAAACGCCCATGCTGCGTATTATGGAGGCCTCTTTGGATCGAATTGAAGAAATCACCAACGCCGGATTAAAAGGGAACGTTGAAAAGACAGCTGGCACCATTCCGGAGCGCTTTGATATCACATTTGATCATGTAACCTTCGGATATGGAAAGGAACCGGTTCTTAAGGATCTGTCGTTTCATGTGCCGGAGTATACGTCTGCGGCGCTGGTTGGTTCGTCCGGCAGCGGAAAAAGCACCATTACAAAGCTAATCCCACGTTTTTATGATGTCTCCCAGGGAAAGGTTCAAATTGGCGGTATCGACATACGGGATATGTCCCTGGATCAAGTCCTCTCCTATGTCAGTATGGTATTTCAGAAGGTGTATCTGTTTCAGGATACGATAGCTAACAATATCCGTTTTGGCAAGCAGGACGCGTCTATGGAGGAACTCATTGAAGCGGCTAAGAAGGCTTGTTGCTATGATTTTATTATGGAGATGGAGCATGGCTTTGACACGATGATCGGAGAAGGTGGAAATACTCTTTCTGGCGGACAGAAGCAGAGAATATCTATTGCGAGAGCCATTCTGAAGGACGCTCCGATTATCCTGTTGGATGAAGCGACCTCCAGCATAGACCCTGAAAACGAAGCGCTGATACAACGGGCGATCAACCATTTAATTAAAAATAAGACACTTGTCATTATCGCTCATAACTTGTCTGCTGTTAGAACTGCGGATCAAATTCTGGTTCTTAATCATGGACAGCTTGCAGAGTCAGGAAAGCACGATGTACTCCGGCTGGAAGATGGTCTTTATAAAAACTTGTGGGATATCAGCCAGGAGGTCAGCCTGTGGCAGACAAATCAGGCTATGCAGTAG